The Candidatus Hydrogenedentota bacterium genomic sequence TCGGTTACGTGCAGGTCGGGCATCGATGTGACCAGTGCCTGCATGGCTTGCATGTCGTTCAGCCAAGCCATGGCCGCATCGATAAGCCACACCTTTGCCGCGCTCGGGTCCTTGGCCGGCTCCAGCGCGCGCACGAGTGGGTCGAAAGTGCCGTTATGTTCCAGCGAATCGGCCAGCGCGGTGAGAATCGACATCTTCGGCGTGGTCAGTTCATACCAGCCCGCGCCCCCTACGACCGCGGTCCGCAACCGGTCCGGATACATCGTGAGCAACTTCAGCGTGATGAAGCCGCCCAGCGAATACCCGACGACGTGCGTCTTCGCGATGGCGAGGTGATCCATGAGCCGCACCACGTCTTCGACCAGCTCCGTCCCATAGCTTGAGGCATTGTGCGGGTGGTCGCTCAGGCCATGGCCGCGCAGGTCGATGGTGATGACCCGGCAGGTCTTCCGCAGGTGGCGCGTCACGCCCGGCCAGCGCCAGTTTATGTCCCCGTTCACGCCCAGCCCGTGAATCAGGATTAGCGGTTCGCCGGACCCTTCGTCCGTGAAGTGAATACGCACGCCGTTGGAACGGAACCATTGGCCGCGCACGCGCCGCGTAGACACGTATATCAGGACAAGAACGCCCAGAAACACGCCGATACCTGCCAAGGCGGCAACCGGCAGCCACAAGGCGAGCAGCCCGAAAAGGGCCAGCAGCAGCAGCACAACACCCGCCATTACGAATCCCAGCCTGTACTTCATGGCTGATATCTCTCCCTTCGGGATGAGTCGCGCCCGAACCGCTGCCTCCCTGAAAAGCAGCGTGTCATCTTACTTCCCGAGACCTTCCGAAAACAAAGGCGTGGCGCGGACAAGAAGCCGGTATGCATAGACGTTTGAAAGAGAATGGGGCGCGAAGCCCCGGGCCACTCATGCAACCGGCCAGCGCGGTTGTGATAAGCTCCAGCAGGGTGCTCCGCGAGAAAGGTTCATGACGTCAACCACACAAGAGAACGTTTCTGACCGCTGGGATGGCGTGCGCGAGGTCATGGGCATGTCCTGGCCCATCATTCTCGGCTCGCTGTCTTACACGTTCATGGAATTCACGGACCGCATCATGGTCGCGCAACTCGGCACGGGCGCAATCGCGGCCGTCGGCAGCGCGGGCGTGTGGTCGTTTCTTCTGAGCACCGTGTTTCTTGGTGTTGTCGGCTGCGTCAGCACGTTCGTTGCGCAGAGCATCGGCCGCGGGAGCGCGGGCGACGCAGGCAGCTACGCCTGGCAAGGCTTGTATATCGGTCTTGGCGCCGGTGTGCTCACGCTGGCGCTCTGGCCGGTGGCCGGCTGGCTGTTCGGTCTCATGGCGCACTCGCCCGAGGTCACGGCGCTCGAAAAAGGCTACTTCCGGGTCCGGCTCGCCGGCTACGTGCCCATGACATGGTCAAGCGCACTGGTCGCATTCTTCACCGCCATCGGCCGGCCCAAAGTGACCATGTACATCGCGATTATCGCCAACGGCTGCAACGTCGTAATGAACTATTTTCTGATCTACGGGCACGGCGGGTTTCCCAGGCTCGGCGTGAACGGGGCCGCGCTCGCCACGGTCCTTTCCCAGTGGTTGCATGCGGCACTGCTGATCGCGCTCTTCCTGCGGCCCGCGCTGGACGCCGCCTACAACACCCGGCACGGCAGCGCCTTTCATGCGCAGCGCGCCCGCGAACTATTGCGCATCGGGCTTCCGTCCGGCCTCACCTTCCTCATGGACGTGGCCACGTGGGGCGTCTTCGTCAGTTTCATCGTCGGCCGCTTCGGCGACGTGCCGCTCGCGGCGAACAACATCGCGGTCAGTTTCATGAGCGTGTCGTTCATGCCCGCCGTCGCGGTCAACCAGGCGATCACGCCCATCGTCGGCCGCTGGATTGGCCTGGGCGACATTCCGGCGGCCATCGCGCGCACGTATACCGCACTGCGCATTTGCATCGGCTATATGGTTTTCATGGGGGTGGTTTTCGCCGTTTCCGGCGGCGTGTTGATCCGGCTTGTGTTCAGCGGCGACCCCGACGTGGCCAGCCTCGGCCATCGTCTGCTTGTTCTCGCGGCCATCTTCCAGGCGTTTGACGCGACCAACATCGTCTGCATGGGGGCCTTGCGCGGAGCGGGCGACACCCGCTGGGTGATGTGGATGACCTTCCTGGCGGCCTATGTATTCTTCCTGCCCTTGGCCGGGGCCATCGCGTTTCTGCTGCAGGGCGGCGCGTACGGCGCCTGGATCGGGGCCACCATCTACACGGTCGTCCTGAGCGGGCTTCTATTCACGCGCTTCCGCAGCGGGCGCTGGCGGCACATCACTATCTTCACCGCGCGCCCGTAGCCGGGCTTCGCGCTACGAGGCGGCAACTACGGTCAGTTGCGCCAGCAGCGAAGACACCACATTCATGACGCGCGGCATGTGCAGCAACTCCCGCAATACCTCGATGAAAGCCGTTTCATCCGCGCATTCCTTCCCGCTGTTGTCGGATTCGGTCGCGAACACGAGCAGCGGATACGGATGTTGCAGGTTGTGGCGGACGCGCACGACGAAAAAGCGCAGCCCCTCCATCTCCGGCGCCACGACGTGCATCGTGTGCAGCAAATCAGAGCCCAGCACCCGGGTTGTTATTTCGCCCTGTACCATATTCTCCGAGCGCTCGGACAACACTTGCGCTTGCCGCTGCAGAATCGCGCGCGGTGTAACGGGCGCCCCTTGCGCGAGCAGTTCCGGCCAGAGATTCGGAATCTTCCACACCATGACTCGGTCTCCCTCAGCGGATCGGACAACGAAGTCGCCTTTTATGAACTTCTCATGCGGCGGGAGAGAAAAGGCTTCTGCAATCCACAGCATGCGAATGCCTCTCCCGCCCCCCTTCCGGCCACGTACTAA encodes the following:
- a CDS encoding MATE family efflux transporter, which translates into the protein MTSTTQENVSDRWDGVREVMGMSWPIILGSLSYTFMEFTDRIMVAQLGTGAIAAVGSAGVWSFLLSTVFLGVVGCVSTFVAQSIGRGSAGDAGSYAWQGLYIGLGAGVLTLALWPVAGWLFGLMAHSPEVTALEKGYFRVRLAGYVPMTWSSALVAFFTAIGRPKVTMYIAIIANGCNVVMNYFLIYGHGGFPRLGVNGAALATVLSQWLHAALLIALFLRPALDAAYNTRHGSAFHAQRARELLRIGLPSGLTFLMDVATWGVFVSFIVGRFGDVPLAANNIAVSFMSVSFMPAVAVNQAITPIVGRWIGLGDIPAAIARTYTALRICIGYMVFMGVVFAVSGGVLIRLVFSGDPDVASLGHRLLVLAAIFQAFDATNIVCMGALRGAGDTRWVMWMTFLAAYVFFLPLAGAIAFLLQGGAYGAWIGATIYTVVLSGLLFTRFRSGRWRHITIFTARP
- a CDS encoding alpha/beta hydrolase — protein: MKYRLGFVMAGVVLLLLALFGLLALWLPVAALAGIGVFLGVLVLIYVSTRRVRGQWFRSNGVRIHFTDEGSGEPLILIHGLGVNGDINWRWPGVTRHLRKTCRVITIDLRGHGLSDHPHNASSYGTELVEDVVRLMDHLAIAKTHVVGYSLGGFITLKLLTMYPDRLRTAVVGGAGWYELTTPKMSILTALADSLEHNGTFDPLVRALEPAKDPSAAKVWLIDAAMAWLNDMQAMQALVTSMPDLHVTEEALRANRVPALVIVGGSDPLKDAVENLDGVMTSARVVYLPEKDHATAMLCGRFKNEIQMQLHAT